AAGACGGTGATGACCTTCAGCTCGTCGCGTGTTTCAAGCCCGGAGCGCAGCATCCATACCTGCATGGCCAGACAGATAATCAGCAGCCAGTCGTATCGGGGCAGCCAGGGAAGGGGAATGAGCTGTGTCAGCGCCAGTGAGGCGAAGATGGCTACAGGAAATACACAGGATAATGCCTGCTGCCAGCCGAAGCGCGCCAGCTGCTGAACGGCGTGTCCTAATCGTCTGTGCATCAATCCTTCCCCCTTGTTAGCAAGTGTCCAATGCTGCTCATGGAGGCCCGCTTGATTACTGCCCTTCATTGTCTTCATCACGAATGAACTCCAGGATATCCCCGGGCTGACAATCCAAAGCCTTGCAGATGGCTTCTAATGTGGAGAAGCGAATTGCTTTCGCTTTTCCGTTTTTCAAGATGGAGAGATTGGCCATTGTGATCCCGACCCTCTCCGAAAGCTCTGTCACGCTCATCTTCCTCTTGGCCAACATCACATCGATATGGATCATAATCGCCATAGGCTCACCTCATACTGTCAAATCAAGTTCGGATTTGATTTCGATAGCATTGTTCAACAGCTTCTCAAGAACAGCGGCAAAGACGGCAACCACCATACAGCCAAAAATGACGACCATGCCGATCACGACCATACCGGGGGCGTCGTCTGCCTCAGCCATGAGAAAAATAAGCGGCATGAATAGGATATAAGCGGCACTGATAGCGATAGCGCACTGTTTGATACGCCTCAATGCCTTAACGGATAACTCGGAAAACGCCTGGTTCTTGTCGATATAGGTTAGCAGCTTAAAAGTCTGGTAA
This genomic window from Xylanibacillus composti contains:
- a CDS encoding helix-turn-helix domain-containing protein, whose product is MAIMIHIDVMLAKRKMSVTELSERVGITMANLSILKNGKAKAIRFSTLEAICKALDCQPGDILEFIRDEDNEGQ
- a CDS encoding DUF2975 domain-containing protein, which codes for MKRETLFLKITVLLMGLPVLALCLFVLPGFTEYFAGLTPVLDFFRYPFLIGLYATAVLFFVALYQTFKLLTYIDKNQAFSELSVKALRRIKQCAIAISAAYILFMPLIFLMAEADDAPGMVVIGMVVIFGCMVVAVFAAVLEKLLNNAIEIKSELDLTV